A region of Anaeromicrobium sediminis DNA encodes the following proteins:
- a CDS encoding efflux RND transporter periplasmic adaptor subunit yields MRKLLFILGWILVINSLLLSGCGKGKAKETDGKNVEVQKKEEIVYVQTEPVIAMDFTNKLFLPGNLKPKEEAIVTAEVNGKVKEIHGDLGSRVNKGDSLCKLDDTTYALEYENKSKDLSIANIEYNNLINDYERAKTLYENKAKSKAEFDAIEKEYRKQKEELVIKENDLALAKKNIEDTNIKASISGIVSDKKVLMGQMVSSGAELFKIVNIDEMYVEVGIAEKDMPFIKKGQECIVKVDIFSDVFMGKITNIGPEPSDPTKTYPGKILINNSEGKLKPGMFSTVEIILDNHKGVLGVPKKAVIKEKDKYYVFLVVNKKAVKKEVKLGFSSDKYYEILEGVKKDDKVIVVGNDDLEDGKLVEVK; encoded by the coding sequence TTGAGAAAGTTATTATTCATACTAGGATGGATATTAGTAATAAATAGTCTTTTACTTTCAGGCTGTGGAAAAGGTAAAGCCAAAGAAACGGATGGAAAAAATGTAGAAGTACAGAAAAAAGAAGAGATTGTATATGTGCAAACGGAACCTGTTATAGCTATGGATTTTACAAATAAATTATTTTTACCTGGAAACTTAAAGCCTAAGGAAGAGGCAATAGTTACAGCAGAAGTGAACGGAAAAGTAAAAGAAATTCATGGAGATTTGGGAAGTCGGGTTAATAAAGGTGACTCTCTTTGTAAATTAGATGATACCACTTATGCATTAGAATATGAAAATAAAAGTAAAGATCTTTCAATAGCTAACATAGAATACAATAATTTAATAAATGATTATGAAAGAGCAAAGACTCTTTATGAAAACAAAGCAAAATCAAAGGCAGAGTTTGATGCAATTGAAAAAGAATATAGAAAACAAAAAGAGGAACTAGTAATTAAAGAAAATGATTTAGCATTGGCAAAGAAAAATATAGAAGATACGAACATAAAAGCATCTATTTCAGGAATAGTAAGTGATAAGAAAGTTTTAATGGGTCAAATGGTATCCAGTGGAGCGGAACTATTTAAAATTGTAAATATAGATGAAATGTATGTAGAAGTAGGAATAGCTGAAAAAGATATGCCTTTTATAAAAAAAGGCCAAGAATGTATTGTGAAAGTAGATATATTTTCTGACGTATTTATGGGAAAAATAACAAACATAGGACCCGAGCCTAGTGACCCAACTAAAACTTATCCAGGAAAAATTTTGATAAACAATTCAGAAGGGAAATTAAAACCTGGCATGTTTTCAACAGTAGAAATTATACTAGATAATCACAAAGGTGTTTTAGGAGTACCTAAAAAAGCTGTTATAAAAGAAAAGGATAAATATTATGTTTTCCTGGTGGTAAATAAAAAGGCAGTTAAAAAAGAAGTAAAGCTAGGCTTTTCAAGTGATAAATACTATGAAATCCTAGAAGGTGTTAAAAAAGATGATAAAGTTATTGTGGTTGGGAATGATGACTTAGAAGATGGTAAATTAGTTGAGGTAAAATAG
- a CDS encoding efflux RND transporter permease subunit: MKDQKDHPSYIPELHDEKNILGKWACLFIERPRIMLLLIILIMYLGWLSFSQMAKEINPEIRLPYINITTTYTGASPEEIETLVTDELESKISEIEGIKSLKSVSALGYSSIDLSFDVGADMEKMKNEVKDKISEAKSNLPDDADDSYVSEMETGNKYVLILNLTGIDDYVELKNSADRIKDEIKKIKDVSDVEVYGGLEREIKVIVDPHKLAAYNMKIDEIGNALKTSNTTIPGGNIYLDNKKYNVRTIGKFNCVEDMENVVVSYMGSGPLYIKDIGLVIDGYKEIESDARMSVGIGTDHPTVKKSVTIVVKRKKGSDAVKIGQEVRSILKDGKGSIYPKNMETHITMDLAEMIERNLGDVFDNAKSGLFLVIIVLYIFIGLSESLVVSVVIPLALLASTIVLKNLGASINNMVLFSMILAVGMLVDNGIVVMENIDRLKMKGVSPKDAAKAATNQVAPAILSATLTTLAAFLPMAITPGLYGYWLKWIPITVISALASSFFIATTVTPALSSIFLKEHIKKDRKNKPIIDMAIKVISIISVFVLSMLAFKDKQEGIINMNTLAWTFAIIFTGAISYKLIRGKENPLDNPFIKRYGNILHSIIISKRKKFLVLGVVLVLLVGSIMLPISGILKITVFGDMDAEEFNVNIKTPVGSELENTSNIASQIEKKLFDYPEMESFTTRITSPENARIEVKLVEKEKRKRTSMEIADDCRKRIKGIPGAEITVGEFKEGIDFGNKDIEIMIYGKNFDTLKAISGDFTQMLKDIDGTFDAGHNFENGLNEIQIIINKEKAALLGLDNRSISMGIRNAVHGLKATTFKIDQDEIDVMIRTTKEKLKHKEDFNNIYFYGMNNQPIPFSYVATVKEEEGCSTIFHHSEKRYAKVGANVKNQEEKMAIQEKFMKKINEYNIPRGYSIGFDREQEEVNDYFVNMGKNMLMAMILVYLVLSIQFNSLSQPFVILFSVPLAVIGVFIGLTLVGSYVGLTSLIGMVSLVGIAVNDAIVLVDYINYLRKNGYEMNEAIKETAMTRFIPVMSTTITTVGGILPLTLKNEFYAPMGYAIIFGLSFATILTLVIVPILYSLVESLKEYFKNRKLRKKIINV; the protein is encoded by the coding sequence ATGAAAGATCAAAAGGATCATCCCAGTTATATACCAGAACTTCATGATGAAAAAAATATTCTCGGTAAATGGGCCTGCTTGTTCATAGAGAGGCCAAGAATTATGCTTCTTCTAATCATTCTGATTATGTATTTAGGATGGCTTTCTTTTTCTCAAATGGCTAAAGAAATCAATCCAGAGATAAGACTTCCTTATATCAATATAACCACCACATATACGGGAGCATCTCCAGAGGAAATAGAGACTTTAGTTACGGATGAATTAGAAAGTAAAATCAGTGAGATAGAAGGGATAAAGAGTTTAAAATCCGTATCAGCATTAGGCTATTCAAGTATTGATCTAAGTTTTGATGTGGGTGCAGATATGGAAAAGATGAAAAATGAAGTGAAGGATAAGATATCAGAGGCAAAATCAAACCTTCCTGATGATGCAGATGATTCTTATGTAAGTGAAATGGAAACGGGTAACAAATATGTACTTATTCTTAATTTAACAGGAATAGATGATTATGTGGAGCTTAAAAATTCTGCAGACAGAATAAAAGACGAGATAAAAAAAATTAAGGATGTATCTGATGTGGAGGTATATGGAGGATTAGAGAGGGAGATAAAGGTAATAGTAGACCCCCATAAGCTAGCAGCATATAACATGAAAATAGATGAGATCGGAAATGCACTTAAGACTAGTAATACAACTATACCAGGAGGAAATATATATCTAGATAATAAAAAATACAATGTAAGAACCATAGGTAAGTTTAACTGTGTAGAAGATATGGAAAACGTAGTTGTTTCATATATGGGAAGTGGACCTTTATATATAAAGGACATAGGCCTAGTTATAGATGGATACAAAGAAATAGAGTCTGATGCTAGGATGTCCGTTGGAATAGGAACAGACCATCCTACTGTAAAAAAATCAGTAACTATAGTGGTAAAGAGAAAAAAAGGATCCGATGCTGTAAAGATAGGCCAAGAAGTACGAAGTATATTAAAGGATGGTAAAGGTAGCATTTATCCAAAAAATATGGAGACACATATAACTATGGATTTAGCAGAAATGATAGAGCGGAACCTTGGAGATGTATTTGATAATGCTAAATCAGGATTATTTCTAGTTATAATCGTTTTATATATATTTATAGGGTTATCAGAATCATTGGTAGTTTCTGTAGTTATTCCATTAGCACTTTTAGCATCTACAATAGTACTTAAAAACTTAGGGGCTTCAATCAATAATATGGTACTTTTCTCTATGATATTAGCAGTAGGGATGCTTGTAGATAATGGTATTGTGGTTATGGAAAACATAGATAGGCTTAAAATGAAGGGGGTAAGCCCTAAGGATGCAGCAAAGGCTGCTACAAACCAAGTAGCGCCAGCAATACTATCAGCAACACTTACAACATTAGCTGCATTTTTACCTATGGCAATAACACCAGGACTTTATGGTTATTGGCTTAAATGGATTCCTATAACCGTTATATCTGCATTAGCTTCATCATTTTTTATTGCTACTACTGTAACACCAGCTTTAAGCTCTATATTTTTAAAAGAACATATAAAAAAAGATAGAAAAAATAAACCTATAATAGATATGGCCATAAAAGTAATATCTATTATTTCTGTATTTGTTCTTTCTATGCTGGCATTTAAAGATAAGCAAGAAGGAATCATAAATATGAATACACTTGCTTGGACATTTGCCATTATTTTTACAGGAGCAATTTCTTATAAATTAATTAGGGGTAAGGAAAATCCACTTGATAACCCATTTATAAAAAGATACGGAAATATTCTACATTCCATAATTATAAGCAAAAGGAAAAAATTCCTAGTTCTAGGGGTAGTTTTAGTACTATTAGTAGGGAGTATAATGCTACCTATATCAGGCATATTAAAGATTACAGTATTTGGAGATATGGATGCAGAAGAATTTAATGTGAATATAAAAACTCCAGTTGGATCGGAGTTAGAAAATACATCAAATATAGCATCACAAATTGAAAAAAAACTATTTGATTATCCTGAAATGGAAAGCTTTACAACGAGAATTACAAGCCCTGAAAATGCAAGAATAGAGGTTAAACTAGTTGAAAAAGAAAAAAGAAAAAGAACCAGTATGGAAATAGCAGATGATTGTAGAAAACGAATAAAGGGAATTCCTGGGGCTGAAATAACTGTAGGAGAATTTAAAGAGGGAATAGATTTTGGCAACAAGGATATAGAGATAATGATCTATGGAAAGAACTTTGATACTTTAAAAGCTATATCAGGTGATTTTACTCAAATGTTAAAGGATATAGATGGTACCTTTGATGCAGGACATAACTTTGAAAATGGTCTTAATGAAATTCAGATCATAATAAATAAAGAAAAGGCAGCCTTATTAGGTCTAGATAATAGAAGCATATCTATGGGTATAAGAAATGCAGTACATGGTCTAAAGGCAACTACCTTTAAAATTGACCAAGATGAGATAGACGTTATGATACGTACAACCAAGGAAAAATTAAAACATAAGGAAGATTTTAATAATATATATTTTTATGGCATGAATAATCAACCTATACCATTTTCATATGTGGCTACTGTAAAAGAGGAAGAAGGTTGTTCAACAATATTTCACCACAGCGAAAAAAGATATGCCAAAGTCGGAGCAAATGTAAAAAATCAAGAAGAAAAGATGGCTATACAAGAAAAATTCATGAAAAAAATCAATGAGTACAATATACCAAGGGGCTATTCTATAGGCTTTGATAGAGAACAAGAAGAGGTTAATGATTATTTTGTAAATATGGGAAAAAACATGCTAATGGCAATGATATTAGTATATCTAGTACTTTCAATACAATTTAATTCCCTATCTCAACCATTTGTCATATTATTTTCAGTACCCTTAGCCGTAATTGGAGTATTTATAGGACTTACATTAGTAGGAAGCTATGTAGGATTAACATCCTTAATAGGAATGGTTTCTTTAGTTGGTATAGCAGTAAATGATGCCATCGTATTAGTTGATTATATAAATTATCTAAGAAAAAATGGTTATGAGATGAATGAAGCTATAAAAGAAACTGCCATGACTAGGTTCATACCAGTTATGTCAACTACAATAACTACTGTAGGAGGAATTCTTCCCCTTACATTAAAAAATGAATTTTACGCACCTATGGGGTATGCAATCATATTTGGACTAAGTTTTGCAACTATATTAACACTAGTTATTGTACCCATACTATACTCTCTGGTAGAGAGCTTGAAGGAATATTTTAAGAATAGAAAATTAAGAAAAAAGATTATAAATGTATAG
- a CDS encoding DUF2935 domain-containing protein — MRFYYGERNINRVLDEMEFWKRQEAEHTVVIRKIVDNLEEEFVKQLENFEKSFYTIEGKAIKYNETLIRSKGKLSPMMYQEIIELINYAIHQSQQFIGLLEQILCRSKGLSNNPVVVTVINHIRRESEYFIGIAQTILCNV; from the coding sequence ATGAGATTTTATTATGGAGAGAGAAATATAAATAGGGTTTTAGACGAAATGGAATTTTGGAAAAGGCAGGAAGCAGAACATACTGTTGTTATCCGTAAAATTGTAGATAACTTGGAAGAGGAATTTGTGAAACAATTAGAGAATTTTGAAAAGAGCTTTTATACAATTGAAGGAAAGGCAATAAAATATAATGAAACATTGATTAGATCTAAAGGTAAATTGAGTCCTATGATGTATCAGGAAATAATTGAACTAATTAACTATGCAATACACCAAAGTCAACAATTTATAGGCTTATTAGAACAAATATTATGTAGAAGTAAAGGCCTATCTAATAATCCTGTAGTAGTGACTGTAATAAATCATATACGTAGAGAAAGTGAGTACTTTATAGGAATAGCACAAACAATCCTATGCAATGTATAA
- a CDS encoding electron transfer flavoprotein subunit alpha/FixB family protein yields the protein MDNIIINKEEWKHILVYIEYHHNKVHPISYQLIGKAYELASSSGYKIYGIVIGKNVILSKEQLRNYPLKKVFLYETEEEYFKSDLYEKIFSNSIRKIKPSVVLIGGTPEGRSLSPRISTEFKTGLTADCTELILNEDTNLVQIRPAFGGNIMAQIITPDARPQLATVRYNVMKPIEPIFQDEIEFVREEYHPNDSKLTILEASPIPKTKGIAEQDILVVAGKGVKKKEDLVMLEELASILDGELGSTRGLVEKGWMRSDKQIGLSGHSVRPKLLITCGVSGSVQFMAGIGGADNIIAINTDPDAKIFNIAHYPICGDLYEIIPELIKIIKK from the coding sequence ATGGATAATATTATAATAAATAAAGAAGAGTGGAAACATATTTTAGTATACATAGAATATCATCATAATAAAGTTCATCCAATTAGTTACCAACTCATTGGAAAGGCATATGAACTAGCATCATCAAGTGGTTATAAGATTTATGGTATTGTCATTGGAAAAAATGTGATTTTATCTAAGGAACAACTAAGGAATTATCCCCTTAAGAAAGTATTTTTATATGAGACGGAAGAAGAATATTTTAAGTCAGATTTATATGAAAAAATATTTTCAAATTCCATTAGAAAGATAAAGCCTTCCGTCGTATTAATCGGCGGAACTCCAGAAGGAAGATCCTTGTCACCAAGGATATCAACAGAGTTTAAGACAGGATTAACAGCTGATTGTACAGAACTCATATTAAATGAGGACACAAATTTGGTTCAGATTAGACCGGCTTTTGGTGGAAATATTATGGCTCAAATTATAACTCCCGACGCAAGACCTCAGTTAGCTACAGTAAGATATAATGTTATGAAACCCATAGAACCAATTTTCCAAGATGAAATTGAATTTGTTCGAGAGGAATATCACCCAAATGACAGTAAGCTCACCATCTTAGAAGCTTCACCTATACCTAAAACAAAGGGAATTGCAGAGCAAGACATACTAGTTGTAGCGGGTAAAGGTGTGAAGAAAAAAGAAGATTTAGTTATGTTAGAAGAGTTAGCCAGTATTTTAGATGGGGAACTAGGGTCCACAAGAGGATTGGTTGAAAAAGGTTGGATGAGAAGTGATAAACAAATTGGCCTTTCTGGGCATAGTGTAAGACCTAAATTATTAATTACCTGTGGTGTTTCTGGTTCTGTTCAGTTTATGGCAGGAATAGGTGGTGCTGATAACATTATCGCCATAAACACAGATCCTGATGCAAAGATTTTTAATATTGCCCATTATCCTATCTGTGGTGATTTATATGAGATTATTCCAGAATTAATAAAAATTATTAAGAAGTAA
- a CDS encoding electron transfer flavoprotein subunit beta/FixA family protein, translated as MKIAVCVKQVPAYSDGTMDPKTGVMLRSGLESILNVYDLPAIETALRIKEEVGGTVDIFTMGPPKASAVIKEAYAMGADEGYLLSDRSFSGADVLATSYTLMQGIKSTKDYDLILCGKQTTDGDTAQVSGAIAKWLNVPHVNWVNKIIDVQKDSITVSQRMEEEIVIVKVPYPCLLSVERSIFIPRMPSLKLKIAARKKEMKVLSLTHMEDENENNYGLAGSATKVEKIFPPTRTKQQEIIEKDSKEAARSILEVINKINK; from the coding sequence ATGAAAATTGCAGTTTGTGTAAAACAAGTACCAGCATATTCTGATGGTACCATGGATCCTAAAACAGGTGTCATGTTAAGATCAGGTTTAGAATCTATTTTAAATGTATATGATTTACCAGCCATAGAAACTGCCCTAAGAATTAAAGAAGAAGTGGGAGGTACTGTGGACATATTCACCATGGGACCACCAAAAGCTTCCGCCGTTATAAAGGAAGCGTATGCCATGGGTGCTGATGAAGGATATCTTTTAAGTGATAGAAGTTTTTCAGGAGCAGATGTGCTAGCCACTTCTTATACTCTTATGCAAGGAATAAAATCAACTAAGGACTATGATTTAATTCTTTGCGGAAAACAAACTACAGATGGGGATACAGCGCAAGTAAGTGGGGCAATTGCTAAATGGTTAAATGTACCTCACGTAAATTGGGTTAATAAGATTATAGATGTGCAAAAGGATAGTATAACTGTAAGTCAGAGGATGGAAGAGGAAATAGTTATAGTAAAAGTACCATATCCTTGTTTATTATCAGTGGAACGTTCTATTTTCATACCAAGAATGCCATCTCTTAAACTAAAAATAGCAGCAAGGAAAAAAGAAATGAAAGTCCTATCCTTGACCCATATGGAAGATGAAAACGAGAATAACTATGGATTAGCTGGTTCTGCCACTAAAGTAGAAAAGATATTTCCTCCTACTAGAACAAAGCAACAAGAAATAATAGAAAAGGACAGTAAAGAAGCGGCAAGATCTATATTAGAAGTGATTAATAAAATAAATAAGTGA
- a CDS encoding FAD-binding oxidoreductase, producing MERQLIYPMEEKYEEYLMDESKMVGKADSISFPINEEEILEIIVKMKERNMPITVQGGKTGISACAVPSKGHILNLSNMNQVKEFIKNDMGDTLLKVEPGVTLLELKKAIRRLKNKEELFWPPDPTESSATIGGIASCGAKGICSYLYGDSGKYIEGIRVIGSDGTVKEIKRGETTIPFNGREKDLIDIYLGGEGMFGILTELTLKLQPKPTDLWGISFFFENKEDVFAFVDNLMKEDIEDEGASIAAVEYIDRATINRIQERKEVMTKLKELPDVDPQFSAMIYIEIHGKKEESIEEVAEILMEMAMDFNSDPDRAWAVSGDTDIEKMRVFRHAAAESANLFIEKMRQEIPCITKLGTDMSLEGENFGSVIRKYESDIEKEELKACIFGHACGNHIHVNILPGNHEEYKKGWKLFEKWAKEIAEKKGKVVTEHGVGKLKKSMFLQTAPKDYIEAVKRLKDTYDSIRMFNPGNMIEE from the coding sequence ATGGAAAGACAATTAATATATCCAATGGAAGAAAAGTATGAAGAATATTTAATGGATGAATCTAAGATGGTGGGAAAAGCTGATAGCATATCATTTCCCATAAATGAAGAGGAAATATTAGAAATCATTGTTAAGATGAAGGAAAGGAACATGCCAATAACAGTTCAAGGCGGTAAAACTGGAATTTCTGCATGTGCAGTTCCTTCAAAAGGACATATTCTTAATCTTTCTAACATGAATCAAGTAAAAGAATTCATAAAAAATGATATGGGGGACACTTTATTAAAAGTAGAGCCAGGCGTTACATTGTTAGAACTTAAAAAAGCAATAAGAAGATTAAAAAATAAAGAGGAATTATTTTGGCCACCAGATCCTACAGAATCTTCAGCAACAATAGGTGGTATTGCATCTTGCGGAGCAAAGGGAATCTGCTCTTATTTGTACGGAGATTCTGGGAAGTATATAGAAGGAATTAGAGTAATTGGGTCAGATGGAACAGTAAAAGAAATAAAACGAGGAGAGACTACAATTCCTTTTAATGGGCGTGAAAAGGACTTGATTGATATATATTTAGGTGGAGAAGGGATGTTTGGAATTCTAACTGAACTTACATTAAAGTTACAACCAAAGCCTACGGACCTATGGGGAATTAGTTTTTTCTTTGAAAATAAAGAAGATGTATTTGCCTTTGTAGATAATCTTATGAAGGAAGATATAGAAGATGAAGGGGCAAGCATTGCTGCAGTGGAATATATTGATAGAGCAACCATTAATAGAATTCAGGAGAGAAAGGAAGTTATGACAAAATTAAAAGAACTTCCAGATGTAGATCCACAATTCTCTGCTATGATCTATATTGAAATTCATGGTAAGAAGGAAGAATCTATTGAAGAAGTTGCAGAAATATTAATGGAGATGGCCATGGATTTTAATAGTGATCCAGATAGAGCTTGGGCAGTATCTGGCGATACTGACATTGAAAAAATGAGGGTTTTTCGTCATGCAGCAGCAGAGTCTGCCAACTTGTTTATTGAAAAAATGAGGCAGGAGATACCCTGTATTACAAAATTAGGAACGGATATGAGCTTAGAAGGAGAAAATTTTGGGTCTGTTATTAGAAAATACGAGTCAGATATTGAAAAAGAAGAACTGAAAGCATGTATTTTTGGCCATGCATGTGGAAATCATATCCATGTAAATATATTGCCAGGAAATCATGAAGAGTATAAAAAGGGATGGAAGTTATTTGAGAAATGGGCTAAAGAAATAGCAGAAAAAAAAGGAAAAGTAGTAACGGAGCATGGTGTAGGGAAACTAAAAAAATCTATGTTTTTGCAAACAGCACCTAAGGATTATATAGAAGCAGTAAAAAGGCTAAAGGATACTTATGATTCTATTAGAATGTTCAATCCGGGTAATATGATAGAAGAATAA
- a CDS encoding electron transfer flavoprotein subunit alpha/FixB family protein, with the protein MKYTAILNGCASNFISQAEEINGFISSNLEKNIKGNTIIFYSEDDKKSELIRNSPTVYLKLIKVARYQPENILDTLKEHELNKDTDLYLFPSDFAGNELSVRFAYRMEGTSLVSVNKIELQEEQLICYKPVYSNHMEGQFALHKKPYCISIGKGSSDNKPILETSHHIISEIDMSNIKDHGFIREYEFRKEEAISGLEHAKFMLVAGRGVRTKEKVERLERIAKDMGAELGVSRPIAMNAWTPMNHLIGVSGAMTKPDLCITAGVSGAAAFFAGIEKSKYVIAINKDKRAPIVKSSDVAIIDDYENVMEELSKIIKESK; encoded by the coding sequence ATGAAATATACAGCCATATTAAATGGATGCGCTAGCAATTTTATATCTCAAGCAGAAGAGATAAATGGATTTATCTCTAGTAACTTAGAAAAGAATATAAAAGGAAATACAATTATATTCTATAGTGAAGATGACAAGAAGTCGGAGCTCATTAGAAATTCTCCTACTGTTTATCTTAAGCTGATAAAAGTGGCAAGATACCAACCTGAAAATATTCTAGATACATTAAAAGAGCATGAGTTAAATAAAGATACAGACCTATATTTATTTCCAAGTGATTTTGCAGGAAATGAATTATCTGTAAGATTTGCTTATCGTATGGAAGGAACTTCTCTAGTATCTGTAAATAAAATAGAGTTACAGGAAGAACAGTTAATCTGCTATAAACCAGTTTATTCTAATCATATGGAAGGACAATTTGCGTTACACAAAAAGCCTTATTGTATATCAATAGGAAAGGGTTCCTCAGATAATAAACCTATATTAGAAACCTCTCATCATATAATATCAGAAATTGATATGAGTAATATAAAAGACCATGGTTTTATAAGGGAATATGAGTTTAGGAAAGAAGAAGCTATTAGTGGACTGGAGCATGCCAAATTTATGTTAGTAGCAGGTAGGGGTGTAAGAACTAAGGAAAAAGTAGAAAGGCTTGAAAGAATTGCAAAGGACATGGGAGCCGAGTTAGGAGTAAGTCGTCCCATTGCAATGAATGCTTGGACTCCTATGAATCATTTAATAGGAGTATCTGGTGCTATGACGAAACCTGATTTATGTATTACAGCAGGAGTGTCAGGTGCAGCTGCTTTCTTTGCAGGCATTGAGAAGAGCAAGTATGTTATTGCTATTAATAAGGATAAAAGGGCGCCTATTGTTAAATCTTCAGATGTTGCTATTATAGATGACTATGAAAATGTTATGGAAGAATTATCCAAAATAATAAAGGAATCAAAATAG
- a CDS encoding electron transfer flavoprotein subunit beta/FixA family protein, whose product MKILVCFKVVPDLEMLSHEDWIADSDLNIDVSFVKNMLNCFDESALEMALKLSDHSEGFNVFNLTALTIGNKKLDTYLKTLYALRFEKAIRIENNEDIRFLPEVVATVISKYVKDINNQDVIILGRQSGEGDNGKTPLLVAETLRWPCITQVINIEPHKKHSLKVTSMVDGGILTQIIKTPCVLSVGNAPNSYMRVPTLKDKMKYGKTPIDVLDIEEFNIEGLIKLYSSNCELKGLKKISNEREGIIIAGATPEEKAQILYDSYLKERLEKL is encoded by the coding sequence ATGAAAATACTAGTTTGCTTCAAAGTAGTTCCAGATTTGGAGATGCTATCCCATGAAGATTGGATAGCTGATTCAGATCTAAATATTGATGTGAGTTTTGTGAAAAACATGCTCAACTGCTTTGATGAAAGTGCTTTAGAAATGGCATTAAAGCTTTCTGATCATTCAGAAGGCTTTAATGTGTTTAATCTTACTGCATTAACCATAGGAAATAAGAAGTTAGATACCTATTTAAAGACTTTATATGCATTAAGATTTGAAAAAGCCATAAGGATTGAAAATAATGAGGATATTAGATTTTTACCAGAAGTAGTTGCAACTGTAATTTCAAAATATGTAAAAGATATAAATAACCAAGATGTAATTATATTAGGAAGACAAAGTGGAGAAGGAGATAACGGCAAGACTCCTTTGTTAGTGGCGGAGACCCTAAGATGGCCCTGTATTACACAGGTAATTAATATTGAGCCACATAAAAAACATAGTTTAAAGGTGACAAGTATGGTCGATGGAGGAATATTGACACAGATTATAAAGACACCGTGTGTGTTATCTGTAGGCAATGCCCCGAATTCTTACATGAGAGTTCCAACACTAAAGGATAAAATGAAATATGGAAAAACTCCAATAGATGTTTTAGACATAGAAGAATTTAATATAGAAGGTTTGATAAAGCTATATTCTTCTAATTGTGAACTAAAAGGGTTAAAAAAAATAAGTAATGAACGGGAAGGAATTATAATAGCTGGAGCAACTCCAGAGGAAAAGGCCCAAATTCTATATGATTCTTATTTGAAAGAAAGGTTAGAAAAGCTATGA